In Zingiber officinale cultivar Zhangliang chromosome 6A, Zo_v1.1, whole genome shotgun sequence, a single genomic region encodes these proteins:
- the LOC121995716 gene encoding G-type lectin S-receptor-like serine/threonine-protein kinase At1g61400, with product MVTILLWSKAWRLPVFVASPDKRTTSNASALSNMTLEECQSLCWTNCSCVAFSMIRDMCLSWPADLMDIRVFAQGGNDLYVRLAASELDSIRSSGKQKSLVIKVSVPVLSFLLLLCVGSFLWLERRSKLVKPDIVDPSTPKETELDLPLYRMVSIRAATNEFSRDNIVGMGGFGFIYKGKLADGQEVAVKRLSKASEQGTDEFKTEVSIIAKLQHRNLVRLLGYCIEDEERILIYEFMTNKSLDTFIFGHVQSVQSSQRS from the exons ATG GTTACCATTCTATTATGGAGCAAAGCTTGGCGCCTTCCTGTATTTGTGGCATCCCCGGACAAAA GAACCACTAGCAACGCCAGTGCACTGAGCAACATGACCCTGGAAGAGTGCCAAAGTTTGTGCTGGACGAACTGTTCTTGCGTGGCATTTTCTATGATCAGAGACATGTGCCTATCTTGGCCTGCTGACCTGATGGATATTAGGGTTTTTGCACAAGGCGGCAATGATCTATACGTTCGGCTTGCAGCTTCTGAATTAG ATTCAATAAGGAGTTCAGGAAAGCAGAAATCATTAGTGATAAAAGTTTCTGTTCCAGTGCTGAGCTTTCTATTGTTACTATGTGTTGGTTCATTTTTATGGTTGGAGCGAAGAAGCAAGCTCG TTAAACCAGACATAGTAGACCCCTCCACTCCCAAAGAAACAGAGCTCGACTTGCCGTTATATCGTATGGTTTCGATAAGAGCTGCCACAAATGAATTTTCAAGAGACAATATAGTTGGAATGGGTGGATTTGGCTTTATTTACAAG GGTAAATTAGCAGATGGACAAGAGGTTGCTGTGAAAAGATTGTCCAAAGCTTCTGAACAAGGTACAGATGAGTTCAAGACTGAGGTTTCGATCATTGCCAAACTACAACACCGAAATCTTGTTCGTCTACTGGGTTACTGCATCGAGGATGAGGAAAGAATCCTGATCTACGAGTTCATGACAAATAAAAGCTTGGACACTTTCATATTTG gccatgttcaatctgttcaaagctcacaaagatcCTAG
- the LOC121993697 gene encoding transcription factor NIGTH1-like: MESAAEEIRSDLAQFAAMIVGDYVKRASESGEGAAARLEESVRILERERRKIAGFKRELPQCMNLLADVIVGLEKELERWRGDKFVRVFGGYIPVKRRFEEVDKGVDPVRGVEMTNWKRSAPRWGSSPGSSNRWNGENAGIVVKEDGREFDFQMKPRMFCYGGGGGGDAFVAFRSPSSIAANYNQERPRFPGLFDHAPAMNRGGFILPPITDGYRQTRISPALPNNHRISHVQQQEPRKARLCWSPDLHRRFLSALDQLGGARVATPKQIREVMKVDGLSNDEVKSHLQKYRLQTKKPDPTPMAQAESIAEEQQSGPSDPTSSRSASPHSSSSN; this comes from the exons ATGGAATCGGCGGCGGAGGAGATTCGCTCCGACTTGGCGCAGTTCGCCGCTATGATAGTCGGCGACTACGTGAAGCGAGCGTCGGAGAGCGGAGAAGGGGCGGCGGCTAGGCTGGAGGAGTCGGTGAGGATCTTGGAGCGGGAGAGGCGGAAGATCGCGGGCTTCAAGAGGGAGCTGCCTCAGTGCATGAATCTGCTCGCCGATG TGATTGTTGGGTTAGAGAAGGAGCTCGAGCGATGGAGAGGCGATAAGTTCGTGCGCGTGTTTGGGGGGTACATCCCCGTTAAGAGAAGATTCGAAGAGGTGGACAAGGGGGTTGATCCGGTGAGAGGCGTCGAGATGACGAACTGGAAGAGATCTGCTCCACGCTGGGGCAGCAGTCCCGGCAGCAGCAATCGGTGGAACGGGGAGAATGCGGGGATTGTTGTGAAAGAG GATGGTCGAGAGTTCGATTTCCAGATGAAGCCGAGAATGTTCTGCTACGGCGGCGGCGGGGGAGGCGACGCATTCGTAGCTTTCCGAAGCCCATCCTCCATAGCTGCGAACTACAATCAGGAGAGGCCGAGATTTCCAGGTCTATTCGACCATGCCCCTGCTATGAACAGGGGGGGCTTTATTCTCCCTCCCATCACCGACGGTTACCGCCAAACTAGAATATCTCCGGCGTTGCCGAACAATCACCGCATCTCGCATGTGCAACAGCAGGAACCGAGAAAAGCAAGGCTCTGCTGGTCGCCGGATCTGCACCGACGGTTCCTTTCCGCTCTCGATCAGCTCGGCGGCGCACGAG TGGCAACTCCTAAGCAAATCAGAGAAGTGATGAAGGTGGATGGTCTCTCCAACGATGAAGTGAAAAGCCATTTGCAG AAATATCGGTTACAAACCAAAAAACCAGATCCTACTCCAATGGCACAAGCTGAATCGATCGCAGAAGAGCAGCAGAGTGGCCCATCAGATCCAACTTCTTCTCGATCCGCCTCACCCCATTCCTCTTCATCAAACTGA